The genomic segment GGCAAAGGCATTTGCGATGCTGACGATCCAGTTTGTTCTGATCAAGGGTTTGCTGATTGGCGTTGCTGGAGCACGCGGCAGCCGGTTCGCATCGGCTGATGTGGTGCAGGCAGTGCAGACAGCTTCACGCCTGTTCGAGCACACTCAATTCCTTCGCAGCGCCTATCGCCTTCTGGAAGAAAGAGGGGTGGCCGACGCGCGCGGCCTCACCATGCTGATTCGCAATTGACATCGTCCGGCCGATCCCACGCGCGCGAACGGAATATAAGGAGCTGCACCTGACGACAAAGGAGGATGCCCGAAGGCACCCTCCTCTGGTGATGAAATGGCGGCTGTGCGTTATTGCAACAGCTTGGTCACTTCCTGCTGCATGCTGTTGGCCTGGGCCAGCGCAGAAATACCGGTCTGACTCAGGATCTGATACTTCGACATGTTTGACGCCGCCGTGGCGTAGTCGGTGGCCTGCACGGCGTCCTGGGCTGCAACGATGTTCTGCTGCTGGGTGCTCATGACATTGCTCACCGCGTTCAGAGTATTGATCTGGGCGCCAATGTAACCATCCTGCGCAGCAACCGCTGCGATGGCCCCGTTCAGCGCAGTCAATGCGGACTGGGCATTGGTCTGGTTGGACAGGTTGGTTGAGCTGAGGTCCTGGCCGGCAGAGGCCGAGTAGCTGATGGTGGCGGTTCCACCCGTGCCGTTCGTATCCACGACGCCTGCCTGCGCTGCCGCGCCCGTGCCGGTATCGCCGATGCTCGCGTTCACAGCGAACTTCACGTAAGAAGCCTGTGTTTGGAGGGATTTCGTGTCGGTAGCCGCGGCCAGGTTGGTAAGGTCGACCGTCGTTGTTGGATTGGACGACTTCATGCTCATGATGGCCGTCGCGCCCGAAAGATCCTCGCTCGCCGTTACCCCCCAACCTTGCTGGTTGATGTACGTGGTCAAGGTGTCCATCGTGAAGTTCGATCCGCCATTGCCAGTAGCGAGATCGATGGAGTGTCCGGCGACCGTGATGGTTCCCGACAGGGTGTCGAGGGACGCCATCTGCGCAGCGGTCTGGGCACCAACCTTGGTCAGGGTGAAGCCGCCAAGCGCTCCAGCATTGGTGCCGGTACCGATCTTTGCGCCGGTGATCTGGATACCAGTATCAACGCCGCCTGCGTTGTGCGACGCGGCCTTGGCAGCCGAGCCCGCCTGCGCGGCCGTTGTGAAGCTGGCGCTGAGGCCCGTGCCCGAGTCATTGATCGCACTGATCAATCCGCCCACCGTATTAGCATAGTTCGTTCCAGCTCCCACTGAGATGGTGGCCTGAGCGCTCACCGCGGAATTGTTCGCGCCGGTCGTCATGTAGTTGACCGTGATCGAGGTCGCACCACCCGCGCTGAGGCTATCGGTCAGGGCTGCGTTCTTGCCCGCTGTGGACAGATCGATAAACAGATTGTCCTTGCCGTCGCTATATGCCATCGCGCCGTTGGTATCGCCAATGCTTGCAGAAGACAGCGAACTGATCGACAGCTTGTCGATCGAGGCGCTCGAGGTAGATGAATCGCCCGTGTAGATGCTGGTGGTCGATCCGAACACCTGGCGTTGGTTGTAGCTCGTAGTCGATCCAATGTTATTAATTTCGGAGAGAATCGACTGGTACTCCTGGTTCGCAGCGGACTGCTGCGAGCCGTTGAGCGTACCGTTGGATACCTCCGTGGCCAGCGTGACGGCGCGATTGAGCAAGTTTGTGACCTGCGACAGAGCGCCATCGGCAACTTGCAGAAGACCTACGCCTTCCTGCGCGTTGGTCTGCGACTGCGCCAGCGCGGTAGCGTTAGCCTGCAGTCCGTTGACAAGTGAAAGGCCCGCGGCGTCATCCGCGCCCGAATTGATCTTCGAACCGGACGAGAGCTGCTGCAGAGTCTTGGAGAGGTTGTTGTTCGTGTTGTTAAGATTGTGAGCCGCATACATCGCGGACAGGTTGTTCAAGACACCCAGGGACATGGGTCACTCCTTGCGATGCGTGGAATTGCGGCCCAAAACCCCCGATGCTTGCTCCCATTATTTTTTGCTGCCCTGGGCTGCTGCTGCGGGGTGGTACCGTCGCATCATCTGGGCGTTTTTTCGGCCTATAGCGGGATCACTTTACGAGCTGGGGCAAAGTGTCTCGGTGCGAAACACTCGGTTACCTTGACCTTCTAATTTGCTGAACGTTTTCCTTTCGCCCGTCGATAACTCCTCCATAAAGGAGTCGCGGCAATGATTGAAGTCACGCGCCTCAACGGCAATCCAATGCTGTTGAACAGCGACCTGGTGAAAACGGCGGAGGCTTCTCCCGATACAATGGTTACCCTCATTACAGGCGAGAAACTGATCGTGAAGGAAACCTGCGCGGAAATACTGGAGCGCGTGCTCGATTACAGGGCAAAGCTCCTGTCGGCAGTGGCTCGCCGGCTTCCACCCGGCGTGAACCTCGAGCGCGTCGTCTCCCTTATCAGCTTGCAGAACCCGGAAGGTCCCGATAAAGTCGATCCGCCTTCATCCCGCAGGTCGGACAGCCGATAACAAAAGTAAACTCCGGTTCCGCGCGGAGGAGCCCTGGTCATGGATAAATCGAGTATTGGCGGCGTGTTCCTCGCCATCGCCGGAATTGTTGCCGGCTTGCTGATGGAAGGCGGGAAGATCAGCCAGGTCCTGCAGCCCACCGCGGCCCTCATTGTGTTCGGCGGGACATTCGGCGCGGTTCTGCTGCAGTTTCCAATGTCGGCGGTGCTTGGCGCTTTCGGCAGAATCCTTAGAATCTTTTCCGCGCCTGGCAAGCAGCAGGATGATCTACTCGTCAAGCAACTCGTCGGATTCGCAAATAAAGCGCGCCGCAGTGGCGTGGTCTCCCTCGACGCCGATCTAGAAACCATTCAGGATGCCTTTCTCAAACAAGCCGTCATGCTTGCTGTCGACGGAACCGAGCCTGCCGACCTGCGCCGCATCATGCAGGTCTCGCTCGACTCCTACGCAGAGAACGAAGATCGGTTTCCCGCGGTATTCGAGTCCGCCGGCGGCTTCTCCCCGACCATCGGAATTCTCGGCGCTGTTCTCGGCCTTATCCAGGTGATGCAGCATTTGGATCAGATTGAGGAGGTTGGCCGGGGCATCGCGGTGGCGTTTGTCGCGACGATTTACGGAGTAGGCATTGCGAATTTGATTTTTCTACCGATGGCGGGAAAGATGCGCATCCGCCTGCGCGACGACGTGAAGCGGCGGGAGATGATGCTCGAGGGCGTGATCTCGATCCTTGAGGGGATGAATCCGCGCATGCTCGAAGTGAAACTCGCTGGGTTCCTGGATGACAGGCGACTGAAGAAGCAGGAGCGTGCTGCGTGAGGGCGCGCGTACATCGCAGCCGCGTGACGCATGAGCGCTGGCTGGTTTCGTACGCCGACTTCATTACCCTGCTGTTTGCGTTCTTCGTCGTTCTTTACGCTTTTGCGCGCGCTGACGAGAAAAAGAAAGCTCAGCTTCCGCAGGCGATCGATTCGGCGTTCACTGCAATGGGCGCGTTTCCTGACTATTCATTCAAGCCGGGCGACGCGAAGTCTGCGCGCGGTGCAACAGCCTCCGACACCGTTGTGATGGGTATCCAGGCACTCAGTCCCACCATGGTGAAGGATGACCTGAACCGGATCCAACACGAGCTTGAACAGAAACTGGCCGGTCAGGTGGCGCAACATACAGTCGTGATCAAGATGGGCCGCGATGGACTGGTGATCAGTTTGCGCGAAGCTGGATTTTTCAATTCCGGATCGGCGACACCGCGCCCCGAAGCGCTCCCTGCGATGCGCAAGATCGGCGCATCGCTCGCAGGCACGGTCTACGATCTGCGCGTGGAAGGCCACACAGATGATATTCCGATTCACACCGAGCAGTTTGATTCCAACTGGGAACTCTCATCCGCACGCGCCAATCACATCGGCCGCATGTTGCTGGATCTTCACGCAATTCCACCGGATCGGCTGTCCGCAGCCGGATATGCCGAATTTCATCCACTGGACAGCAACATCACCGCCGAGGGGCGCGCCAACAATCGCCGTGTGGACCTCATCGTGCTCCCGGTTACGGCAATCAACTTTGCCGCTGCAAACTCCGTGCGCTCCAATGGCCCATGGCGCAAGATCACCGATGAGGACGAGCCGAAGACGAAATAGCCTGGCGCCTACTCGACCCCAAGCACCTTCACGATGACGCGCTTGCGCCGCTGGCCGTCGAACTCCGCATAGAACACGCGTTGCCATGTGCCAAGGTCGAGGCGGCCATTCGTGACAGGCAACGTGGTTTCATGGTGCAGCAGCAGCGACTTCAAATGTGCGTCGCCGTTGTCTTCGCCGGTCTGATGGTGCTTATAATCGGGACGCGCCGGAGCCAGTTCCTCGAGCCATTTACCTATGTCTTCAATCAGCCCGCTCTCAAGATCGTTGACATAAACCGCTGCCGTAATGTGCATGGGGGAAACGAAGCAGAGCCCATCGCGCACACCGCTCTTGCGGACGATCTCTTCGACTTTGTCGGTGATGTGCACCATCTCACGCCGCTTTTTGGTTTCAAAGACAAGATATTCCGTATGACTCTTCATTGCGCCTCCACTTGAATCTGCCCAAGCCTTATCCTTATAACAGTGACCACGATGGGCCGCCAATCCGCACACGAACTCTCGGAGGCCGGAATGGAACTTCTGGCCGCGGGCCAGCCTGCCGAGGCAGCCCGCGTCTTTCGTGCCTCCATTGCCGCCGATGAGCATTATTACGAAGCGCACCACGGCCTGGTGCGTGCATTGCGCGATGCCGGACAGTTGGAGAATGCCATCGGCGCAGCGCTGGCGCTGACCGCGCTTACTCCCAATGACCCCTTGGCGCACACTGCGCTCTCCATCTCGCTGCAGACAGCCGGCCATATTCCTGAAGCCGAAGCCGCCGCAGCCAAAGCACGCATTGTGGAGTGGAAGATCCAATTGCAGTCCTCGCCCGACGAGAATCCCTCCCTGTGAAATCCCGGAAAAGACAGAGCTCCGCTGGACGCATTCGCCGCATACACAACCGCCTGTTGGAGGTCTATGGTCCGCAAGCGTGGTGGCCTGCGCAGACCCGCTTCGAGGTGATCCTCGGCGCCTATCTCACCCAGAACACCGCATGGAAGGCGGTCGAGCTCTCGCTGGCCAACCTTCGCGCTGCCGGGGCACTGACGATCGCCGGTCTGCGAGGTGTGTCGCTGGATGAGTTGCAACGGCTGATTCGGCCGTCAGGGTTCATCACTCGTAAAGCGCCGGCGTTGAAAGCGTTCGTCTCGATGCTGGATGCAGAATTCGGTGGATCGCTCGACACGCTGTCTGCGATACCCACGGATACTCTTCGAGAGCGCCTTCTCACGCTGCCCGGAGTGGGCCCCGAAACGGCTGATGCCATCATGCTCTACGCGCTTGGCCACACGGTTCCCGTGGCCGACGAGTATCTGCGCCGCATCGCTGAACGGCATCGCCTGATCACGCCGCCTCCGCAGAAGAACCGGCGGGGCTACGACTCGCTTGTGCAACTAACATCCGAAGCATTCGCCAGCGAGCCTGCGAACGAAAGGGCCCAGCACTTCAATGAGTTTCATGCGCTAACGGTTGCGGTGGGTAAGGCGCATTGCGGGCGCACTCCGCGCTGCGAAGGATGCCCGCTGGCCTACGATCTTGAGAATGCTTGATCGCCCTATTTGGCCGGCGCAGGCCGGATGATCAGATCGATACCAGATTCTGCGAAGATGGTCCGCGTGATCTCGAAGCTCTCGATCCAGCGCTCATTGTTGTTCTCGAGCGTGACCACGCGCTTGATGCCGGCCTGCACAATCACTGCTCCGCAATTCGAGCACGGCATGAACGGAACAACGTAGAGCGTGCATCCATCGAGCGGCTGGCGCGCGCTGAGAATTGCATTCATCTCGGCATGAATGATAGTGCGGTATTTCTGCTCG from the Occallatibacter riparius genome contains:
- a CDS encoding flagellin N-terminal helical domain-containing protein, translated to MSLGVLNNLSAMYAAHNLNNTNNNLSKTLQQLSSGSKINSGADDAAGLSLVNGLQANATALAQSQTNAQEGVGLLQVADGALSQVTNLLNRAVTLATEVSNGTLNGSQQSAANQEYQSILSEINNIGSTTSYNQRQVFGSTTSIYTGDSSTSSASIDKLSISSLSSASIGDTNGAMAYSDGKDNLFIDLSTAGKNAALTDSLSAGGATSITVNYMTTGANNSAVSAQATISVGAGTNYANTVGGLISAINDSGTGLSASFTTAAQAGSAAKAASHNAGGVDTGIQITGAKIGTGTNAGALGGFTLTKVGAQTAAQMASLDTLSGTITVAGHSIDLATGNGGSNFTMDTLTTYINQQGWGVTASEDLSGATAIMSMKSSNPTTTVDLTNLAAATDTKSLQTQASYVKFAVNASIGDTGTGAAAQAGVVDTNGTGGTATISYSASAGQDLSSTNLSNQTNAQSALTALNGAIAAVAAQDGYIGAQINTLNAVSNVMSTQQQNIVAAQDAVQATDYATAASNMSKYQILSQTGISALAQANSMQQEVTKLLQ
- a CDS encoding flagellar FlbD family protein; the protein is MIEVTRLNGNPMLLNSDLVKTAEASPDTMVTLITGEKLIVKETCAEILERVLDYRAKLLSAVARRLPPGVNLERVVSLISLQNPEGPDKVDPPSSRRSDSR
- a CDS encoding flagellar motor protein, with the translated sequence MDKSSIGGVFLAIAGIVAGLLMEGGKISQVLQPTAALIVFGGTFGAVLLQFPMSAVLGAFGRILRIFSAPGKQQDDLLVKQLVGFANKARRSGVVSLDADLETIQDAFLKQAVMLAVDGTEPADLRRIMQVSLDSYAENEDRFPAVFESAGGFSPTIGILGAVLGLIQVMQHLDQIEEVGRGIAVAFVATIYGVGIANLIFLPMAGKMRIRLRDDVKRREMMLEGVISILEGMNPRMLEVKLAGFLDDRRLKKQERAA
- a CDS encoding flagellar motor protein MotB; protein product: MRARVHRSRVTHERWLVSYADFITLLFAFFVVLYAFARADEKKKAQLPQAIDSAFTAMGAFPDYSFKPGDAKSARGATASDTVVMGIQALSPTMVKDDLNRIQHELEQKLAGQVAQHTVVIKMGRDGLVISLREAGFFNSGSATPRPEALPAMRKIGASLAGTVYDLRVEGHTDDIPIHTEQFDSNWELSSARANHIGRMLLDLHAIPPDRLSAAGYAEFHPLDSNITAEGRANNRRVDLIVLPVTAINFAAANSVRSNGPWRKITDEDEPKTK
- a CDS encoding secondary thiamine-phosphate synthase enzyme YjbQ; amino-acid sequence: MKSHTEYLVFETKKRREMVHITDKVEEIVRKSGVRDGLCFVSPMHITAAVYVNDLESGLIEDIGKWLEELAPARPDYKHHQTGEDNGDAHLKSLLLHHETTLPVTNGRLDLGTWQRVFYAEFDGQRRKRVIVKVLGVE
- a CDS encoding tetratricopeptide repeat protein, producing MELLAAGQPAEAARVFRASIAADEHYYEAHHGLVRALRDAGQLENAIGAALALTALTPNDPLAHTALSISLQTAGHIPEAEAAAAKARIVEWKIQLQSSPDENPSL
- a CDS encoding endonuclease III domain-containing protein gives rise to the protein MKSRKRQSSAGRIRRIHNRLLEVYGPQAWWPAQTRFEVILGAYLTQNTAWKAVELSLANLRAAGALTIAGLRGVSLDELQRLIRPSGFITRKAPALKAFVSMLDAEFGGSLDTLSAIPTDTLRERLLTLPGVGPETADAIMLYALGHTVPVADEYLRRIAERHRLITPPPQKNRRGYDSLVQLTSEAFASEPANERAQHFNEFHALTVAVGKAHCGRTPRCEGCPLAYDLENA
- a CDS encoding deoxycytidylate deaminase, translating into MSDWDARFLDMAALVATWSKDPSTKVGAVITRGKFVVSLGFNGHPAGIDDSDSRLHDREQKYRTIIHAEMNAILSARQPLDGCTLYVVPFMPCSNCGAVIVQAGIKRVVTLENNNERWIESFEITRTIFAESGIDLIIRPAPAK